In Microplitis mediator isolate UGA2020A chromosome 2, iyMicMedi2.1, whole genome shotgun sequence, a single window of DNA contains:
- the LOC130663471 gene encoding pre-mRNA-processing factor 19, with product MALSCSISNEVPEHPVISPVSGNIFEKRLIEKYVTENGVDPINGKELTIEQLIEVKASPIVKPKPPSATSIPAILKILQDEWDAVMLNSFTLRGQLQTARQELSHALYQHDAACRVISRLTKEVTAAREALATLKPPSGITQATAIPQPAIAVEAGGTAAQPVEQAGITEDIIHILQEKATVLTQERKRRGRSIPEDLLPAERIREFQTIASHPSLHSASVPGILALDIHAADTSKILTGGADKNATVFNKDTEQVVAILKGHTKKVTKVVYHPEEDVVMTASPDTTIRIWNVGTSQTTLLLRAHDAPVTGLSLHPTGDYLLSSSLDNNWAFSDIRTGRLLTKVSSPEALTAAQFHPDGLIFGTGTADSQIKIWDLKEQSNVANFPGHVGQITAISFSENGYYLATSAEDSCVKLWDLRKLKNFKTLQLDDSYDVKDLAFDKTGTYLAVSGTDVRVYLCKQWQELKVFNDHTAAATGVRFGKNAQYMASTSMDRTLKLYGLS from the exons ATGGCTCTTTCTTGTTCAA tttcCAATGAAGTGCCAGAACATCCCGTAATTTCTCCAGTGTCgggaaatatttttgaaaaaagacttattgaaaaatatgtaaCAGAAAATGGAGTGGATCCAATTAATGGAAAAGAGTTGACTATTGAACAACTTATTGAAGTCAAGG CATCGCCAATTGTAAAACCAAAACCACCAAGTGCCACGTCGATTCCAGCGATTCTAAAAATACTACAAGACGAATGGGATGCAGTGATGCTTAATTCATTTACACTGCGCGGACAATTACAAACAGCAAGACAGGAGCTCTCTCACGCACTTTATCAGCATGACGCGGCCTGTCGTGTGATATCGCGATTAACTAAAGAAGTTACAGCAGCGCGTGAGGCTTTGGCGACGTTGAAACCACCAAGTGGTATCACACAAGCAACAGCTATTCCACAGCCAGCAATTGCCGTCGAGGCTGGAGGTACAGCAGCCCAACCTGTTGAGCAAGCGGGTATAACTGAAGACATCATTCACATACTCCAAGAGAAAGCGACAGTCTTGACGCAAGAACGTAAACGACGAGGACGATCAATTCCCGAAGACTTGTTGCCCGCTGAGAGGATCCGTGAGTTCCAGACGATAGCATCACATCCCAGTCTTCACTCGGCCAGTGTTCCTGGTATCTTGGCTCTCGATATCCATGCCGCTGACACCAGTAAGATTTTAACTGGCGGTGCTGACAAAAACGCGACAGTATTTAACAAAGACACTGAACAAGTGGTGGCTATTTTGAAAGGACACACTAAGAAAGTTACCAAGGTCGTTTATCATCCTGAGGAAGATGTCGTGATGACAGCATCCCCTGATACGACAATACGCATATGGAACGTCGGTACAAGTCAAACTACTCTGCTACTTCGCGCTCACGATGCTCCAGTTACCGGTTTGTCGTTGCATCCCACTGGTGATTATTTACTCAGTTCATCTTTGGATAACAATTGGGCCTTCTCTGATATTCGTACCGGTAGATTATTgacaaaa gTTTCCAGTCCAGAAGCTTTAACAGCAGCACAATTCCATCCTGATGGTTTGATTTTCGGTACCGGAACAGCTGAttctcaaattaaaatttgggATCTCAAAGAACAATCTAACGTCGCTAATTTCCCTGGACACGTTGGACAAATAACAGCCATAAGTTTCTCTGAAAACGGTTACTACCTCGCAACATCAGCTGAAGATTCATGTGTCAAGCTCTGGGATTTGAGAAAACTTAAGAATTTCAAAACATTGCAACTGGATGACTCGTATGATGTCAAAGACCTGGCTTTCGATAAAACCGGAACTTATTTAGCGGTCTCTGGTACCGATGTCAG gGTGTATCTATGCAAGCAGTGGCAGGAATTGAAGGTGTTTAACGATCATACAGCAGCAGCAACGGGTGTCAGGTTCGGTAAAAATGCCCAGTACATGGCATCAACGAGTATGGACAGGACATTAAAACTCTACGGGTtatcttaa